A region from the Desulfovibrio sp. ZJ209 genome encodes:
- a CDS encoding phospholipase D-like domain-containing protein codes for MLVFHILLGLVIHSLSWVAAIHALLTKRDPRSALGWTACVFLVPLVGPVLYALFGISRAQSHAEKILRREAAHDPARALRACSPVPPGTESQPEKEEAVILAGTGRRLTGVPLCGGNAVTPLHNGDEAYPAMLEAIDAAKSHVFLATYIFNAGKAGHAFVDALTRAADRGVDVRVLVDGVGALYSWHKPWEVLKRRGVRTARFLPPSLVPPRFSINLRNHRKVLVCDTVGFTGGMNISDGNLATAGKHRIQDMHFRCVGPVVSSLRHAFVLHWGFCTGDYAPPPPMPIEAAGDHHCRVVVDGPGNDADVINDLICSAINMARKRVRIMTPYFLPSHDLMGSLRSAGQRGVDVRVVLPAKNNLPYMNWATCRLLPGLLTAGVRVLLQPPPFAHTKLLVVDEYYTQVGSANLDARSLRLNFELNMEIFDPSFAAGIAAFIDAAVEKGTEITLAELNAEPLPVKLRNAACWLFSPYL; via the coding sequence ATGCTCGTTTTCCATATCCTTCTGGGCCTCGTCATCCACAGCCTCTCCTGGGTGGCGGCCATCCATGCGCTCCTGACCAAGCGCGACCCCCGCTCCGCCCTGGGCTGGACGGCGTGTGTCTTCCTCGTGCCGCTCGTGGGGCCCGTGCTCTATGCGCTCTTTGGCATCAGCCGCGCCCAGAGCCACGCGGAAAAGATCCTGCGCCGCGAGGCCGCCCATGACCCGGCCCGGGCGCTGCGCGCCTGCTCCCCCGTTCCGCCGGGCACGGAATCCCAGCCGGAGAAAGAAGAAGCCGTCATCCTTGCGGGCACCGGGCGCCGCCTCACCGGCGTGCCCTTGTGCGGCGGCAATGCGGTGACACCCCTGCACAACGGGGACGAGGCCTATCCCGCCATGCTCGAGGCCATCGACGCCGCCAAGTCGCATGTGTTTCTCGCCACCTATATCTTCAATGCCGGCAAGGCCGGCCACGCCTTTGTGGACGCCCTGACCCGCGCCGCCGACCGTGGCGTGGACGTGCGCGTGCTGGTGGACGGCGTGGGCGCGCTCTATTCCTGGCACAAGCCCTGGGAGGTGCTCAAGCGACGCGGCGTGCGCACGGCGCGCTTTTTGCCGCCCTCGCTCGTGCCGCCGCGCTTCTCCATCAACCTGCGCAACCACCGCAAGGTGCTCGTCTGCGACACCGTGGGCTTCACCGGCGGCATGAATATTTCGGACGGCAACCTGGCCACGGCGGGCAAGCACCGCATCCAGGACATGCACTTCCGCTGCGTGGGCCCCGTGGTGAGCAGCCTGCGCCACGCCTTCGTGCTGCACTGGGGCTTCTGCACGGGCGACTATGCCCCGCCCCCGCCCATGCCCATCGAGGCCGCGGGCGACCACCACTGCCGCGTGGTCGTGGACGGCCCCGGCAACGATGCGGACGTGATCAACGACCTCATCTGCAGCGCCATCAACATGGCCCGCAAGCGCGTGCGCATCATGACCCCGTATTTCCTGCCCTCGCACGACCTCATGGGCTCCCTGCGCTCGGCCGGCCAGCGCGGGGTGGACGTGCGCGTGGTGCTGCCCGCGAAGAACAACCTGCCCTACATGAACTGGGCCACCTGCCGGCTGTTGCCCGGCCTGCTCACGGCCGGGGTTCGCGTCCTTCTCCAGCCGCCGCCCTTCGCGCACACCAAGCTGCTCGTGGTGGACGAGTATTATACCCAGGTGGGCTCGGCCAACCTTGACGCGCGCTCCCTCAGGCTCAATTTCGAGCTCAACATGGAGATTTTCGACCCGTCCTTCGCCGCCGGCATCGCGGCTTTCATCGACGCCGCCGTGGAGAAGGGCACGGAGATCACCCTCGCCGAGCTCAACGCCGAGCCGCTGCCCGTGAAATTGCGCAACGCGGCGTGCTGGCTCTTTTCGCCCTATCTCTGA